Proteins from one Deinococcus actinosclerus genomic window:
- a CDS encoding histone deacetylase codes for MTFPHPFRAFTAFRRAAYQSQAAPRRQFLPREWIQALLDGAQARLPLVDAPSLDWPYAEAVHDPAFLARWRGGQVTRAEERALGFPWTPAVVERGLGSSGATLAATRDALTRGLGVNLGGGTHHAYADHAEGFSFLNDVAISARWLLDTGQARRILILDLDVHQGNGTAAIFADEPRVLTVSLHAERNYPFRKETSDLDVPLPDGTDDAAYLHALDAQVTPLVTAFQPDFAFYLAGADVLAGDQLGRLALTLEGVQARDRRVFRWAARTRTPLVTVMAGGYHRDPAQLIAARLGTLDAALDAFAPQAARGAGRAVS; via the coding sequence GTGACGTTCCCGCACCCGTTCCGCGCGTTCACGGCGTTCCGGCGCGCCGCGTACCAGTCGCAGGCTGCGCCCAGACGGCAGTTCCTGCCGCGCGAGTGGATTCAGGCCCTGCTGGACGGCGCGCAGGCGCGGCTGCCGCTGGTGGACGCCCCCAGCCTCGACTGGCCGTACGCCGAGGCGGTGCACGATCCCGCGTTCCTGGCCCGCTGGCGCGGCGGGCAGGTCACCCGCGCCGAGGAGCGGGCGCTGGGCTTTCCCTGGACCCCGGCAGTCGTCGAGCGGGGCTTGGGCAGCAGCGGCGCGACCCTGGCCGCCACCCGCGACGCCCTGACGCGGGGCCTGGGCGTGAACCTGGGCGGCGGCACCCACCACGCCTACGCCGATCACGCCGAGGGCTTCTCGTTCCTGAACGACGTGGCGATCAGCGCCCGCTGGCTGCTTGACACGGGGCAGGCGCGGCGCATCCTCATCCTTGATCTGGACGTGCACCAGGGCAACGGCACCGCCGCGATCTTTGCCGATGAGCCGCGCGTGCTGACCGTCAGCCTGCACGCCGAGCGCAACTATCCCTTCCGCAAGGAGACCAGTGACCTGGACGTCCCGCTGCCCGACGGGACGGACGACGCCGCGTACCTGCACGCGCTGGACGCGCAGGTCACGCCGCTCGTGACGGCCTTCCAGCCGGACTTCGCGTTCTACCTCGCGGGTGCGGACGTGCTGGCCGGGGATCAGCTGGGACGGCTCGCGCTCACGCTGGAGGGCGTGCAGGCCCGCGACCGCCGCGTGTTCCGCTGGGCGGCCCGCACCCGCACGCCCCTCGTGACCGTCATGGCCGGCGGGTACCACCGCGACCCGGCGCAGCTCATCGCCGCGCGGCTGGGAACGCTCGACGCCGCGCTGGACGCCTTCGCGCCGCAGGCGGCACGCGGGGCGGGACGTGCCGTATCATGA
- a CDS encoding PhoX family protein produces the protein MTQDTGTASFWHRLLDTRLTRRSALGGAAATAAAITLPLTISEAEAVNNGGPSTVDPRTVKPQTVAPFRAIPSGNADALTLPAGFRYQVLAPWGEVFTDAGREIGFNHDYVGFFPIDMLEGGQSSTDALLTINHEYVNALFVGGDTKNRTPAQIRAEMEAMGVSVVRVRKEGGKWAIMPDPRNRRIDALTDIELTGPARGSAAVKGATMVKGTVGNCSGGQTPWGTLLTCEENVDGYTKAWAGSGYEAMHQGWVTEIDPFDPKSTPKKRTAMGRFRHENVAVTVAADGRVVGYMGDDMQDSCVYKFVSRGRYNPKDRAANLTLLEEGDLYVANFGNGSWVLLDYDRNKKLQEAKGADGKALFASQADVLADARASALAVGGTPVDRPEDIEIHPRTGEVYISLTNNSKHGNYFGQIIKFREAGDDWTAQTFLWEVFAVGGPQSGFASPDNLVFDPYGNLWMVTDNSDLSTNPIKGFHGNNAMFFFPTEGPNAGKAYRFAIGPVDAEMTGPVWSPDGKTLFVSIQHPGEDSESLDKLRSNFAAKAGSNVPRPTLVAIEGFPGWRA, from the coding sequence TTCTGGCACCGACTGCTGGACACCAGACTCACCCGCCGCAGCGCGCTGGGGGGCGCCGCCGCCACCGCCGCCGCGATCACGCTGCCCCTGACCATCAGCGAGGCCGAGGCCGTGAACAACGGCGGCCCCAGCACCGTGGACCCCAGGACCGTGAAGCCCCAGACGGTCGCCCCGTTCCGCGCGATCCCCAGCGGGAACGCCGACGCCCTGACGCTGCCCGCCGGCTTCCGCTATCAGGTGCTGGCCCCCTGGGGTGAGGTCTTCACGGACGCCGGGCGCGAGATCGGCTTCAACCACGACTACGTCGGCTTCTTCCCCATCGACATGCTCGAGGGCGGCCAGAGCAGCACCGACGCCCTGCTGACCATCAACCACGAGTACGTGAACGCCCTGTTCGTCGGTGGCGACACCAAGAACCGCACGCCCGCGCAGATCAGGGCCGAGATGGAAGCCATGGGCGTCAGCGTGGTGCGCGTGCGCAAGGAAGGGGGCAAGTGGGCCATCATGCCCGACCCCCGCAACCGCCGCATCGACGCGCTGACCGACATCGAACTGACCGGCCCGGCGCGCGGCTCGGCCGCCGTGAAGGGCGCCACGATGGTCAAGGGCACCGTGGGCAACTGCTCGGGCGGGCAGACCCCCTGGGGCACCCTCCTGACCTGCGAGGAGAACGTGGACGGCTACACCAAGGCCTGGGCGGGCAGCGGGTACGAGGCCATGCACCAGGGCTGGGTGACCGAGATCGACCCCTTCGATCCCAAGTCCACCCCCAAGAAACGCACCGCGATGGGCCGCTTCCGGCACGAGAACGTCGCCGTGACCGTCGCCGCCGACGGCCGCGTCGTGGGATACATGGGCGACGATATGCAGGACTCCTGCGTGTACAAGTTCGTGTCGCGCGGCAGGTACAACCCGAAAGACCGCGCCGCCAACCTGACGCTGCTGGAAGAGGGTGACCTGTACGTCGCGAACTTCGGCAACGGCAGCTGGGTGCTGCTGGACTACGACCGCAACAAGAAACTCCAGGAGGCCAAGGGCGCCGACGGCAAGGCCCTGTTCGCCAGTCAGGCCGACGTGCTGGCCGACGCCCGCGCCAGCGCCCTGGCGGTGGGCGGCACCCCGGTCGACCGCCCGGAGGACATCGAGATTCACCCCCGCACCGGCGAGGTGTACATCTCGCTGACGAACAACAGCAAGCACGGGAACTACTTCGGGCAGATCATCAAGTTCCGCGAGGCGGGGGACGACTGGACCGCTCAGACGTTCCTGTGGGAGGTGTTCGCCGTGGGCGGCCCGCAGAGCGGTTTCGCCAGCCCCGACAACCTCGTGTTCGACCCGTACGGGAACCTGTGGATGGTCACGGACAACAGCGACCTGAGCACCAACCCCATCAAGGGCTTCCACGGGAACAACGCCATGTTCTTCTTCCCCACCGAGGGGCCCAACGCCGGCAAGGCGTACCGCTTCGCGATCGGCCCGGTGGACGCCGAGATGACCGGCCCCGTCTGGTCCCCGGACGGCAAGACGCTGTTCGTGTCCATCCAGCACCCCGGCGAGGACAGCGAGAGCCTGGACAAGCTGCGTTCGAACTTCGCCGCGAAGGCGGGCAGCAACGTCCCGCGCCCCACGCTGGTCGCCATCGAGGGCTTCCCCGGGTGGCGCGCGTGA
- a CDS encoding peptide chain release factor 3 — MTSPEINPAALASEIARRRTFAIISHPDAGKTTITEKLLLYGGAIQEAGSVTAKEGRSHTKSDWMSIEQQRGISISSSALTFEYRGRHINLLDTPGHQDFSEDTYRTLTAADSALMVLDAARGVQAQTEKLFAVCRNRGIPILTFVNKMDRPAQDPFELLEQLEGILKITAVPLTWPIGDGPDFKGVYDLQTHQVLAFERTSGGKHRAPMQTSGLDDPKLDALVGADLAAKLREDVELIQGAMPEFDPAAFLSGELTPVFFGSAMNNFGVEHFLSNFVDLAPPPGAVETNLGERSPEAGFAGFIFKLQANMSKQHRDRTAFMRVMSGHFERGMDVTHTRTGRKLRLSQAHTLFAQDREKVEEAYPGDIVGLVNPGVFQIGDVISVDAKVILPGFPRFTPETFATIGLRDVGKRKAFMKGLTQLAEEGVVQVFYPTDGARDPYLGAVGPLQFEVFQARLQEEYGVEVEMHVTNYQLVRWLAGDPTNVARFARHVEDDQGRPVMLFRSRYDLEYTAEQHPEIEFLPLPKDLTRV; from the coding sequence ATGACCAGCCCCGAGATCAACCCCGCCGCGCTCGCCAGCGAGATCGCCCGGCGCCGCACCTTCGCCATCATCAGCCACCCGGACGCCGGGAAGACGACCATCACGGAAAAACTCCTGCTGTACGGAGGCGCCATCCAGGAGGCGGGCAGCGTCACCGCCAAGGAAGGCCGCAGCCACACCAAGAGCGACTGGATGAGCATCGAGCAGCAGCGTGGCATCTCCATCAGCTCGTCCGCGCTGACCTTCGAGTACCGGGGGCGGCACATCAACCTGCTCGACACGCCCGGACACCAGGACTTCAGTGAGGACACCTACCGCACCCTGACGGCCGCCGACAGCGCCCTGATGGTGCTGGACGCCGCGCGTGGCGTGCAGGCGCAGACCGAGAAGCTGTTCGCGGTGTGCCGCAACCGGGGCATTCCGATCCTGACGTTCGTGAACAAGATGGACCGCCCCGCCCAGGACCCCTTCGAACTGCTCGAGCAGCTCGAGGGCATCCTGAAGATCACGGCGGTGCCCCTGACGTGGCCCATCGGGGACGGCCCGGACTTCAAGGGCGTGTACGACCTCCAGACGCATCAGGTGCTGGCCTTCGAGCGCACGTCCGGCGGCAAGCACCGCGCGCCCATGCAGACCAGCGGCCTGGACGACCCGAAACTGGACGCCCTGGTCGGCGCAGACCTCGCCGCGAAACTGCGCGAGGACGTGGAACTCATCCAGGGCGCCATGCCGGAGTTCGACCCGGCGGCCTTCCTGAGCGGCGAGCTGACCCCGGTGTTCTTCGGCTCGGCCATGAACAACTTCGGCGTGGAGCACTTCCTGAGCAACTTCGTGGACCTCGCGCCGCCCCCGGGGGCCGTCGAGACGAACCTGGGCGAACGCAGCCCCGAGGCGGGTTTCGCGGGTTTCATCTTCAAGTTGCAGGCGAACATGAGCAAGCAGCACCGCGACCGCACGGCATTCATGCGGGTCATGAGTGGCCACTTCGAGCGCGGCATGGACGTCACGCACACCCGCACGGGCCGCAAGCTGCGCCTCTCGCAGGCGCACACGCTGTTCGCGCAGGACCGCGAGAAGGTCGAGGAAGCGTACCCCGGCGACATCGTGGGCCTCGTGAACCCCGGCGTGTTCCAGATCGGGGACGTGATCAGCGTGGACGCCAAGGTGATACTGCCCGGCTTCCCACGCTTCACGCCCGAAACGTTCGCCACCATCGGCCTGCGGGACGTGGGCAAGCGCAAGGCGTTCATGAAGGGCCTCACGCAGCTGGCGGAAGAAGGCGTCGTGCAGGTGTTCTACCCGACCGACGGCGCGCGTGACCCGTACCTGGGCGCGGTCGGGCCGCTCCAGTTCGAGGTCTTCCAGGCCCGCCTCCAGGAGGAGTACGGCGTGGAGGTCGAGATGCACGTCACCAACTACCAGCTCGTGCGCTGGCTGGCCGGTGACCCCACGAACGTCGCCCGCTTCGCCCGGCACGTCGAGGACGACCAGGGGCGCCCGGTCATGCTGTTCCGCAGCCGCTACGACCTGGAATACACCGCCGAGCAGCACCCGGAGATCGAGTTCTTGCCCCTCCCTAAAGACCTCACGCGGGTGTAA
- a CDS encoding DUF1028 domain-containing protein, translating into MTFSIVGRDARTGDLGVAVASKFLAVGALVPFVRGGVGAVATQSYVNPTFGPEGLRLLASGLDAAAVGAHFQATDSGIAQRQFGLVGADGRSVTFTGPDCHAWAGGYAAADVAIQGNILAGPGVVEAMRAAWEAGSALPLPRRLLAALNAGDAAGGDRRGRQSAALVCAGPGRGYGGLTDDWVNLRADDHAEPCRELARLLDLHDLLFTRPESTRLLTGEELAWLRALLVAQGHATALPGGPWDADTEAAAWALFGTENLEERWVPGGQIDPVALAYLRAQYPTRVG; encoded by the coding sequence ATGACCTTTTCCATCGTGGGCCGCGACGCCCGCACGGGTGACCTGGGTGTGGCGGTCGCCAGCAAGTTCCTCGCCGTGGGCGCGCTGGTGCCCTTCGTGCGCGGCGGCGTGGGCGCCGTCGCCACGCAGAGTTACGTGAACCCCACCTTCGGCCCCGAGGGCCTGCGCCTGCTGGCCTCCGGACTGGACGCCGCCGCCGTGGGCGCGCACTTCCAGGCGACCGACTCCGGCATCGCGCAGCGCCAGTTCGGGCTGGTCGGGGCGGATGGCCGCAGCGTCACCTTCACGGGCCCGGACTGTCACGCCTGGGCGGGCGGGTACGCCGCCGCCGACGTCGCCATCCAGGGCAACATCCTGGCCGGGCCGGGCGTCGTAGAGGCCATGCGCGCCGCCTGGGAGGCCGGATCGGCCCTGCCGCTGCCCCGGCGCCTGCTGGCGGCCCTGAACGCCGGGGACGCGGCCGGCGGTGACCGGCGCGGGCGGCAGTCGGCGGCCCTGGTGTGCGCCGGCCCCGGGCGCGGCTACGGCGGCCTGACGGACGACTGGGTGAACCTCCGCGCGGACGACCACGCCGAGCCCTGCCGGGAACTCGCGCGGCTGCTGGACCTGCACGACCTGCTGTTCACCCGCCCCGAGAGCACCCGGCTCCTGACCGGGGAGGAACTCGCGTGGCTGCGCGCCCTGCTCGTGGCGCAGGGGCACGCCACCGCGCTGCCCGGCGGTCCCTGGGACGCCGACACCGAGGCCGCCGCCTGGGCGCTGTTCGGCACCGAGAACCTGGAGGAACGCTGGGTGCCGGGCGGGCAGATCGACCCGGTCGCGCTGGCGTACCTGCGCGCCCAGTACCCCACCCGGGTAGGCTAG
- a CDS encoding Rrf2 family transcriptional regulator produces the protein MRLSATDVYAFQALGFLGSQALDRWVSSEEISEATGVHRPYLVRILAALTAKGVVKSKKGIGGGYALARKPGLISLCEVVRAIDGPVAPLSCISLNWHEPCVEEARCHARNTIYTRMRDAMLGVLQEFSVQDLVLDAQQGVSYGHCLGHLLKPNA, from the coding sequence ATGCGGCTTTCCGCCACCGACGTGTACGCCTTCCAGGCCCTGGGCTTCCTGGGGTCGCAGGCCCTGGACCGCTGGGTGTCCAGCGAGGAGATCAGCGAGGCGACCGGCGTGCACCGCCCGTACCTCGTGCGCATCCTGGCCGCCCTGACCGCCAAGGGCGTCGTGAAGAGCAAGAAGGGCATCGGCGGCGGGTACGCCCTGGCCCGCAAACCGGGGCTGATCAGCCTGTGCGAGGTCGTGCGCGCCATCGACGGGCCGGTGGCGCCGCTGTCGTGCATCAGCCTGAACTGGCACGAGCCCTGCGTGGAGGAGGCCCGCTGCCACGCCCGCAACACCATCTACACCCGCATGCGCGACGCGATGCTGGGCGTCCTGCAGGAATTCAGCGTGCAGGACCTCGTGCTCGACGCGCAGCAGGGCGTCAGTTACGGCCACTGCCTGGGGCACCTGCTGAAACCGAACGCCTGA
- a CDS encoding C39 family peptidase gives MPLARLLFLACALSLSAQAAAPAKAAPTPPGYVLSGMPLIRQSYNACGPASITQVLGYFGLRVDMTEVSRLTRPTERSYMTAQAIVDFAPRVGMQARLFTGGSVNTARAAIRSGLPVIALQSHITAQGQVIPHWRVLMGYNDQTRQVFIMDPLLGYVAMGYDDMNRVWADQRGQFAVLYPPNMAAKVRSVIG, from the coding sequence GTGCCCCTCGCCCGCCTGCTGTTCCTCGCCTGCGCCCTGAGCCTGTCCGCGCAGGCTGCCGCGCCCGCCAAGGCCGCCCCCACGCCGCCCGGGTACGTCCTGAGCGGCATGCCGCTGATCCGGCAGTCGTACAACGCCTGCGGCCCAGCCAGTATCACGCAGGTGCTGGGGTACTTCGGGCTGCGGGTGGACATGACCGAGGTGAGCCGCCTGACCCGCCCCACCGAGCGGTCCTACATGACCGCGCAAGCCATCGTGGACTTCGCGCCGCGCGTGGGGATGCAGGCGCGGCTGTTCACCGGGGGCAGCGTGAACACCGCCCGCGCCGCCATCCGCAGCGGTCTGCCCGTCATCGCCCTCCAGAGCCACATCACGGCGCAGGGGCAGGTCATCCCGCACTGGCGGGTCCTGATGGGCTACAACGACCAGACCCGGCAGGTGTTCATCATGGACCCCCTGCTGGGCTACGTGGCGATGGGCTACGACGACATGAACCGCGTGTGGGCCGACCAGCGCGGTCAGTTCGCGGTGCTGTACCCGCCGAACATGGCCGCGAAGGTCAGGAGCGTCATCGGCTGA
- a CDS encoding N-acetylmuramoyl-L-alanine amidase yields MRTLLLGGLLLGGALAAPRVGQHDGYTRLVFDLPAATTASSRVAGQSVTVTLGAPLKADQGPLSASGVTAYAVAGRTVTVTLARGHGSAKVSVLPAASGQPARLVIDVPSSVAASAVPARPVTASPTPARPPAVVTRVASTAAANRPRIVLDAGHGGIDPGAVSRWVKEEDVTLDVALRTRAELVQHGVDVILTRSRDQHLSADKRRDLAARSNMANNGVVSAFVSIHVNSAGPGAQGIETYYFGQPLAGGNRSLAVLENGGGSVGEELTRQAAGTAQKELGDILAQAKISFSRQLAQKVQSRLIAATGAVNRGVQTDAFYVIKNPTTPAILVEVGFGSSPVEGPKLASAAYRERLAQALAAAILDFLNTK; encoded by the coding sequence GTGAGAACCCTCCTGCTGGGAGGCCTGCTGCTCGGCGGCGCGCTCGCCGCGCCCCGGGTCGGTCAGCACGACGGCTACACCCGGCTGGTGTTCGACCTGCCCGCCGCCACGACCGCCAGCAGCCGGGTCGCCGGGCAGAGCGTGACCGTCACTCTAGGCGCCCCGCTGAAAGCGGATCAGGGCCCGCTCAGCGCGTCGGGCGTCACCGCGTACGCCGTGGCGGGCCGCACCGTGACCGTCACGCTGGCCAGGGGGCACGGCAGCGCGAAGGTCAGCGTGCTGCCCGCCGCGTCCGGACAGCCTGCCCGGCTGGTCATCGACGTGCCCAGCAGCGTGGCGGCGTCCGCCGTCCCGGCGCGGCCCGTCACGGCGTCCCCCACCCCCGCGCGGCCCCCGGCGGTCGTGACCCGCGTGGCCTCGACCGCCGCGGCCAACCGGCCCCGGATCGTGCTGGACGCCGGGCACGGCGGGATCGATCCCGGCGCGGTCAGCCGCTGGGTCAAGGAGGAGGACGTCACGCTGGACGTCGCCCTGCGCACCCGCGCCGAACTCGTGCAGCACGGCGTGGACGTCATCCTGACCCGCAGCCGGGACCAGCACCTCAGCGCCGACAAGCGGCGGGACCTCGCGGCGCGGTCGAACATGGCGAACAACGGCGTGGTGAGCGCATTCGTCAGCATTCACGTGAACTCGGCCGGACCCGGCGCGCAGGGCATCGAGACGTACTACTTCGGGCAGCCGCTCGCGGGCGGCAACCGCAGCCTGGCCGTGCTGGAAAACGGCGGGGGCAGCGTCGGTGAGGAACTCACCCGGCAGGCCGCCGGGACGGCGCAGAAGGAACTGGGGGACATCCTCGCGCAGGCGAAGATCTCCTTCAGCCGCCAGCTGGCGCAGAAGGTGCAGTCCCGGCTGATCGCCGCGACCGGCGCGGTGAACCGCGGCGTGCAGACCGACGCGTTCTACGTGATCAAGAACCCCACCACGCCCGCCATTCTGGTCGAGGTGGGCTTCGGCTCCAGCCCGGTCGAGGGCCCGAAACTGGCGAGCGCCGCGTACCGCGAGCGGCTGGCGCAGGCGCTGGCGGCCGCCATCCTGGACTTCCTGAACACGAAGTGA
- a CDS encoding AAA family ATPase: MTEGTGQSGRGVIWVLSGSPGAGKSSVSRSLLARFPFGLHLPIDDLRELVVSGLAHPALDHPPEAARQFALARTAAAQTARLYAQEGFAVAIDDVLWPADLTFMARHWAGLDVRPVRLFTTLEVAHERNRTRTNKTYDTSVLVPLIDGLYPQMPPEIYREAGWAVVDSSTLTLEATVDALLRLDWPA, encoded by the coding sequence ATGACCGAGGGGACTGGGCAGAGCGGGCGGGGCGTGATCTGGGTACTGAGCGGCAGCCCCGGCGCGGGCAAATCCAGCGTGTCGCGCTCGCTGCTGGCCCGCTTCCCGTTCGGGCTGCACCTGCCCATCGACGACCTGCGCGAGCTGGTCGTGTCGGGCCTCGCGCACCCGGCGCTGGACCACCCGCCGGAGGCCGCGCGGCAGTTCGCGCTGGCCCGCACGGCGGCGGCCCAGACGGCCCGCCTGTACGCGCAGGAGGGGTTCGCGGTGGCGATCGACGACGTGCTGTGGCCCGCCGACCTGACATTCATGGCCCGGCACTGGGCGGGACTGGACGTGCGCCCGGTGCGGCTGTTCACGACGCTGGAAGTCGCGCACGAACGCAACCGGACCCGCACGAACAAGACGTACGACACGTCGGTGCTGGTACCGCTGATCGACGGGCTGTACCCGCAGATGCCCCCCGAAATCTACCGGGAGGCCGGGTGGGCCGTCGTGGACAGCAGCACCCTGACCCTGGAGGCCACCGTGGACGCCCTGCTGCGCCTGGACTGGCCCGCATGA
- a CDS encoding NAD(P)H-dependent flavin oxidoreductase translates to MTRPRSWPELLAQLRTPVALAPMAGGVGTPSLAAAVTRAGGLGSLGGAYLTPQALRDAIREVRALTDGPLLVNLFAPQPVPTVTPDAVAVATAELRPFHDALNLPPPTLPERVQEDFSAQLNVVLEERPEVFSVAFGPVPPDALAALRARGVLTVGTATSLSEALALHESGVDAVTVQGGAAGGHRGGWQDDPLADTLTLVREVARATPLPVLAAGGLMTAGHVRAARAAGATLAQCGTAFLLADEAGTSAPYRQAIRDGTRDTVLTRAYSGRAARGLRTALTDAVTHPLPFPHQNALTRPLRTAGAQGRQADVLSLWAGTGYRQAQATGAAQIVAGLTP, encoded by the coding sequence ATGACCCGACCGCGATCCTGGCCGGAATTACTCGCACAGTTGCGCACGCCCGTGGCGCTGGCCCCCATGGCGGGCGGCGTCGGCACCCCCTCGCTGGCCGCCGCCGTGACCCGCGCGGGCGGGCTGGGCAGCCTGGGCGGCGCGTACCTGACCCCGCAGGCGCTGAGAGACGCGATCCGCGAGGTGCGCGCCCTGACCGACGGGCCGCTGCTCGTGAACCTGTTCGCGCCTCAGCCCGTGCCCACCGTTACACCCGACGCAGTGGCCGTCGCCACGGCAGAACTCAGGCCCTTCCACGACGCGCTGAACCTCCCCCCGCCCACCCTGCCGGAGCGCGTGCAGGAGGACTTCAGCGCGCAGCTGAACGTCGTGCTGGAGGAACGCCCGGAGGTCTTCAGCGTCGCGTTCGGCCCCGTCCCACCGGACGCCCTGGCGGCGCTGCGGGCGCGGGGCGTCCTGACGGTCGGCACCGCCACCAGCCTCAGCGAGGCGCTGGCCCTGCACGAGAGCGGCGTGGACGCGGTCACCGTGCAGGGCGGCGCGGCGGGCGGACACCGGGGCGGCTGGCAGGACGACCCCCTCGCGGACACCCTGACCCTCGTGCGGGAGGTCGCGCGGGCCACGCCCCTCCCGGTCCTCGCGGCGGGCGGCCTGATGACCGCCGGGCACGTCCGCGCGGCGCGGGCGGCCGGGGCGACGCTGGCGCAGTGCGGCACGGCGTTCCTCCTGGCCGACGAGGCGGGCACCTCCGCGCCGTACCGGCAGGCCATCCGGGACGGCACGCGCGACACCGTCCTGACCCGCGCGTACTCGGGGCGCGCGGCGCGGGGCCTGCGCACCGCCCTCACCGACGCCGTGACGCATCCCCTCCCCTTCCCGCACCAGAACGCCCTGACCCGCCCCCTGCGCACGGCGGGCGCGCAGGGGAGGCAGGCGGACGTCCTGAGCCTGTGGGCCGGCACCGGTTACCGGCAGGCGCAGGCGACCGGGGCGGCGCAGATCGTCGCAGGCCTGACGCCGTGA